The Pseudomonadota bacterium region CCTTACCGTGGCGAGCCATGAAGATGACCGGCTCGCCGAAAAGCTGCCCATGCACCAGGCGATTCGACGGTTCACCATAAGGGGTCGTTTCACTGCTCGCACGAGATCGCTCGAATCCCGGCAGATTGTCCATCGCTGAACTGCCAATAATGCCCAGGGCGCTCACGAAATCCTCCGGCTGTCCGATGTGTTGTTGCTGCCCGCTGTATTTTTCTCAGGCGTCCAGCCTCAGCCCGGGTTGAGTCTCGGTACGGCTGATCATCGCTGTCGCTTCCTGCCAGCGCTCGCTGGCAAAAAGCTCATCGCGGGTCACGCAGTTTTGCCCGTGCAACCGGGTCAGGCGCAACGCGCTGACGGGATTGTCATACACTGACAGTTCTTCCACAACTCCAATTGCGCCGCGACGATCGTTACAAACCAGGACCATGTCCGCACCGGCAGCCAACGCGGCGCGCGCGCGATCTGGCAGACCGCCAACCCCGGCCGCGCCTTGCATGCATAGATCGTCAGCAAACACGACGCCGTTAAATTGCAGTTTCCCCCTGAGTTCGTCGTTGATCCAGTAGCTCGAAAAAGACGCGGGCAGCAAATCCATCCGCGGATACACGACATGCGCAGTCATGACCGCGGCCAGACCGCGATCTGTCAGTTTTTGGTAGGGAAGAATATCCTCGAGTACATCGCCATATTCGCGCCGGTCCCGCGGCAATGCCAGGTGCGAGTCGGCGCTGACCGCTCCGTGACCCGGCCAGTGTTTGCCCACAGCCGCCATGCCCGCAGATTTCATCGCGCGCATATAGGCGCCGGCAAGTTCGGCTACGCGGTTCGGGTCGCTGTGAAACGAACGGTCGCCAATCACCTCCGACAGACCCCAGTCGAGATCGAGGACCGGCGCAAACGAAAGATCGACGCCACAGGCCCTGAGCTCGGCTGCCATAACCCAGCCACAACTTTCTGCCAGCAACAGCCCCTGTTTCCGGTCCAGATCGGATTGCCTGCCCACCAGGTGCGCGGCCGGCAAGCCAGTCAAGTCCTTGCGGAACCTTTGTACCCGGCCGCCTTCCTGATCGACTGCGATCAGCAACGCCGGGGTTCGCAAACTGTGAATGTCACCGCCCAGGATTTGCAACTGATCGGGGTCCAGGTAATTCCGGCTGAACAAAATTACTCCGCCAACCAGCGGATGGACCAACAGGTCGCGATCCTCGGCGGTCAACTCGGGACCTTCGATATCCAGCATCAGCGGGCCCAGCGTCACAGCTTTTTCTCCCCGGGAATGGTTGCTACCGCCTTACAAACAACGCGATCGCCTCCGCATGACTGGTGTGCGGAAACATGTCCATGATTCCTGTCGCCTTGAAATCATATCCCATTTGCACCAGGCTGGCGGCATCGCGCGCAAGGCTGGCGGGGTTACACGAAACATAGACGATACGCTGAGCCCCTACAGACGGCAGGAACGGAATAATCTGACCGGCTCCGCTGCGCGGCGGATCGAGTACCACGCAAGGGTACTGGCCGGTCATCCATGGCTCTTCGGCTGATGGAAAAAACAAATCGGCCGGCAGAAATTCCGCATTAGTGATCTGGTTGCGGATCGCGTTGCCGTGGGCGCGTTCGACCAGGCCCATGTCTCCTTCGATGCCGGTTACGCCGGCGCAGTGCCGGGCCAGCGCCAGGCTGAAATTACCAAGACCGCAAAAAAGATCGAGCGCCTGCTCGTTATCGCGTGGCGACAACAACTCGAGCGCCAGCTCGATCATTTTCTCGTTGAGCGCCCCGTTTACCTGGATAAAATCGACCGGCGAAAATTCCAGTTCCAGGTCGAAAGCCGGCAGGCGGTAACGCAACGGGTCTTGCCCCTCGATCAGGGCCTGCACGCTGTCGAGACCACCTTCCTGCAGGTAAAACCGCACTTGGTAGCGCTCGGCAAATTGTCTCAGTGCTTCGAGATCGTCCGGTTCTGGCGGATCGAGGACACGAAGAACCAGCGCCGTGGCATTATCCGCAACCGCCACTTCTATTTGCGGAATCCGCTCGCAGATGCTGAGCCCGTCGATTAACTGGCACAGCGGGCCAATCAGCCGCCCGACATTGCCCGCGAGAATTTCACAGCCGTCCATGTCGGCGACATAGGATTTGTAGACCTCGCGAAAGCCGACCAGCACCCTGCCCTTACCGGCGACTTTCTTGACCCCCAGCCTGGCGCGACGGCGGTAACCCCACCGTGGACCGGACAAAGGCTCAAGCCAGCGTTCCGGCTCCAGCTCGTGTTCGGCGAGAATTTCACGATACCAGCCCTGTTTGAGCACGATCTGCTGCTGAGCGTCTATATGCTGCATCGTGCAACCGCCGCAGTTGCCGAAATGCGGGCAACGCGGCTCGACCCGGTGCTCCGAAGGTCTGAGCAGTTCGACAATTTCCGCTTCGTCGAATCCGCGCCGGCGGCGCCGGCGCTTGAAAGTGACTCGTTCGCCCGGTAGCGTATGGTGCACCCTGGCCGACCGGCCAGGGACATCGGCTACACCACGCCCCTTGTGGTCGAGGCGAATAATATCAGCGGTTTGCTCGGGACGAGACGCCAGACCACGGCTCATGGGTGCTTGCCGTTCGCTTGCCAGGCGCTCAGGAATTCGCTCAGATGCGGATGGCCGGATTCCGCCAGTTCCTTTGCCAGCAACTCGTGCTCCCTGGCGAGCTTTGCGCCGTCGATGCGTCCCCTGATCATCTCAAACTGCAGATAAACGAGATAAGTATTGAGTACATCGGCCTCACAATAATGACGGATTTTAACGATCCCGCCATCGACAAAACATGGCCAGACCTGGTCCCCGCTCATCCCCAGTTTACCGGGAAAGCCTAGCATCAGCGCGATATCCTGCAACGGGGCACGGCCCCTGGGCTGGTACCCGGAAATGACATCCATCAGATCGGTATGCCGCCAATGAAAACGGCTTTGGTAATTATTCCAGCGGAAACTCTGGTCGTCGTCGCCGGTTTCCCAGTACCTGGGTGCACTCACGCCGTGCAGCAAACTGCGATAATGCAGGATCGGCAAATCGAACCCACCGCCATTCCATGACACGATTGTCGGTGTGAATCGTTCTATGCCGTCGAAAAAACGCGTAATGATCTCTTTTTCGTCTGAGTCTTCTTCACCCAGGCTCCATACCCTGAAACCCGAACGGTTGCGCATAGCGACCGCAATGGCCACGACCCGGTGTTGATGCAGAGGCAAAAATTCACTACCGGATTTTTCCACCTGCCGGTGAAACATCGCCTGCGCGATCTCTTCGTCTCCCAGGCCATCGAGACTGAATAGCCGGCGACCCAGATCGACGTCCGGCACAGTCTCGATATCGAACACCAGGCAATCAAGCATTTGAGATTCCCGGCGCCTGGTAATCCGGGTCTTTCATCAGGACCGCCATCGCCAGCACCATGCCGTCTTGATCGCTCAGGGAAACAAAGCCACCGCCTATACCCAGGCGCCGGCAAACCGCAAGACCCCGCACTGAAAAAACAATCTCAGGCTTACCCCGCGCATCCTGAACGATGCCGACATCGCGTATCCATACACCATGGGAAAAACCGGTGCCCATCGCTTTGACAACCGCTTCCTTGCCGGCAAAACGCATGGCCAGAAAACGGGCCTTGCGTTTGACTTTGAGGAACTGCTTTTTTTCTTCCGGCAACAACAGGCGATCGACAAAGCGTTCACCGAAGCGGCGATAAACATGCTCCACCCGTTGCGTATTCAACAAATCGGTTCCGATACCGAAAATCATCGGTGGCGGGCTTCCATCATCAGGTGTTTCATTTCTGAAACCGCAGTGCCAAGACCATCGAAAACGGCCCGGGCAATTATCGAGTGGCCGATATTCAATTCGGCAAGTTCTTTGATCGCCGCTACCGGCACAACATTGTGATAATGCAGACCGTGACCTGCATGCACC contains the following coding sequences:
- a CDS encoding 3'-5' exonuclease — encoded protein: MLDCLVFDIETVPDVDLGRRLFSLDGLGDEEIAQAMFHRQVEKSGSEFLPLHQHRVVAIAVAMRNRSGFRVWSLGEEDSDEKEIITRFFDGIERFTPTIVSWNGGGFDLPILHYRSLLHGVSAPRYWETGDDDQSFRWNNYQSRFHWRHTDLMDVISGYQPRGRAPLQDIALMLGFPGKLGMSGDQVWPCFVDGGIVKIRHYCEADVLNTYLVYLQFEMIRGRIDGAKLAREHELLAKELAESGHPHLSEFLSAWQANGKHP
- the nagZ gene encoding beta-N-acetylhexosaminidase, which translates into the protein MTLGPLMLDIEGPELTAEDRDLLVHPLVGGVILFSRNYLDPDQLQILGGDIHSLRTPALLIAVDQEGGRVQRFRKDLTGLPAAHLVGRQSDLDRKQGLLLAESCGWVMAAELRACGVDLSFAPVLDLDWGLSEVIGDRSFHSDPNRVAELAGAYMRAMKSAGMAAVGKHWPGHGAVSADSHLALPRDRREYGDVLEDILPYQKLTDRGLAAVMTAHVVYPRMDLLPASFSSYWINDELRGKLQFNGVVFADDLCMQGAAGVGGLPDRARAALAAGADMVLVCNDRRGAIGVVEELSVYDNPVSALRLTRLHGQNCVTRDELFASERWQEATAMISRTETQPGLRLDA
- the acpS gene encoding holo-ACP synthase, producing MIFGIGTDLLNTQRVEHVYRRFGERFVDRLLLPEEKKQFLKVKRKARFLAMRFAGKEAVVKAMGTGFSHGVWIRDVGIVQDARGKPEIVFSVRGLAVCRRLGIGGGFVSLSDQDGMVLAMAVLMKDPDYQAPGISNA
- the rlmD gene encoding 23S rRNA (uracil(1939)-C(5))-methyltransferase RlmD, whose translation is MSRGLASRPEQTADIIRLDHKGRGVADVPGRSARVHHTLPGERVTFKRRRRRRGFDEAEIVELLRPSEHRVEPRCPHFGNCGGCTMQHIDAQQQIVLKQGWYREILAEHELEPERWLEPLSGPRWGYRRRARLGVKKVAGKGRVLVGFREVYKSYVADMDGCEILAGNVGRLIGPLCQLIDGLSICERIPQIEVAVADNATALVLRVLDPPEPDDLEALRQFAERYQVRFYLQEGGLDSVQALIEGQDPLRYRLPAFDLELEFSPVDFIQVNGALNEKMIELALELLSPRDNEQALDLFCGLGNFSLALARHCAGVTGIEGDMGLVERAHGNAIRNQITNAEFLPADLFFPSAEEPWMTGQYPCVVLDPPRSGAGQIIPFLPSVGAQRIVYVSCNPASLARDAASLVQMGYDFKATGIMDMFPHTSHAEAIALFVRR